In Salvelinus fontinalis isolate EN_2023a unplaced genomic scaffold, ASM2944872v1 scaffold_0365, whole genome shotgun sequence, the sequence gcagtaaaaggttaagagATGAAAGAAGGTTCCCACCTGCTCTGAAGGGGTTCCCGTACACAATCCCAGACAGGAACCTGCGTAGCCGTCCCATAGAGAATCGACCAATGAAACCACCCAGCTGCTCTCTGATCAGCTCCTTCTCAAATCCGCCTGACGACTCAGGGCTTACGCAGATATCTGATCAGGAGAAGGGGAActatattagtgtgtgtgtgtgtgtgtgtgtggtgtgtgtgtgtgtgtgtggtgtgtgtgtgtgtgtgtgtgtgtgtgtgtgtgtgtgtgtgtgtgtgtgtgtgtgtgtgtgtgtgtgtgtgtgtgtgtgtgagattgagagagagaggcagacagacagacagacagacagacagacagacagacagacagacagacagacgcagagaaagacagagacagagagagagagaaagagagagagacagaaagagagagagagagagagagagagggagagagagagagagagagagagagagagagagagagagagagagagagagagagagagagagagagagagagagagagagagagagagagagagagagagagagagagagagagagagagagagagagagagagagagagagagagagagagagagagagagagagagagagagatgggggtcaagtgtaactgtgtctgtgtgtttgttgtggTTGTCTCACCAAGTCGTCCATCCAATCGAACAAACAGTTCAAAGATGCTGAATGCGATGGTGGTGTGAGCTGGGATCACTATGGCCTTGTCTCGACCTTTGGGGTTTCGACCATCATCAATCTGAAACTGTAGAACCCCAGTCAGACAGGTGAGACAGGGCATTCATCCATTCAACCATTACCTGCTAAGAGTGTCAGATgtcagtgtttctgtgtgtactgtacagtgtgtgagtgtgtgtggtgtgtaggtgtgtgtattgtgtctgtgtgtatggtgtgtgtgtgtgtaggtgtgtgtactgtgtgtgtgtactgtgtgtactgcaTGTTTGTAGGTGTGTGTACCcttatgtgtacgtgtgtgtacccttatgtgtacagtgtgtgtacggtgtgtgtacggtgtgtgtacGATGTGTAGGTGTacgtattgtatgtgtgtgtgtactgtgtgtgtactgtaggtgtgcGTTTACCCTCATAGTCGTCCGTCTCATGCCAGCGTGGACAGTGAGAGAACACTGACGAGTCGTACGGATGCTCTCCATGACAACGCAGAGAACGCTCCGCCCACTTTCTTTGGACTGACGAATCAGACAGTGATCAAGATCCACTTTCCTATAGTGGACAGAAACCAGAACACAAACCTGTGTCAGAAAGACTTTTACTGTccaggtgtaatatacagtatgtacaaccAACATGGTCTCATTAGAATATAAACAGCTTggttctatctgcaaaaagatgattctgagataattggctttaaagttctgaaacctcattggtttgaatggtgtcaacTACTTTTATCTTGTATTATTTTAAACTTAACATGAATTGAGGTATTTAGACTACTGTATAGGTAGAGAACGTTGAACAGAACTATGTCAATAACTAAATGTTGAGTAAAATACAGATAGAACCAATAGTCCCAAGCTActctgcaccaatgtgtcggaggaaacaccatacacccggtcagcgtgcactgcgcccggcccgccacaggagtcacaagtgcgcgatgagacaaggatatccctgccggccaaaccctccctaacccggacgacgctgggccaattgtgcgccgccccatgggcctcacGGTCGCGGCcagttgcgacagagcctgggctcgaacccacaatctctggtggcacagctagccacTGCACCACCCAGGAGGCCCCATCGTAGTTATATATTAACTAACCTGATATATTAGTAGTTTGTCATCGCCATTGTGACCCTTGGTAATATCTTATCAGAAACAAGAATGCAATAGAATAAAGTTGAAGCTATTTTCCACCACCTGCAGTGTACCTGGAGTTGAGTTCCCTGAGTAGAGTTGGGACCTCCACCTCGTGTTTGGTGACGATCCCAAAGGAGGCTTTGACGGCCACAGAGTCTGAACCACTGATGTTGAACCCCACGTCGTTCATCAGGTGGTTCCCTAATCTGCCGTTCAGGGCCACGTCAGATTTGTCCTCATAGTTCAGGAGCTGGTACGACGACACCCCTGTTTGAATGCAATAAAAGGCCTTGTTAAAGGCATCTGATATTGTATGGGACTAGCTTTTCATCTGCAGAAAACACATGACGGTCCTGCTTTACTTTGTCAAAGAGAGAGAccgttataatgcattatgagcCCATTATAATGCCTTATAAGCTATTCATAATGCACTATAATGAATGACATAGGCGTTAATAGCTGCTGATAAAAATGCATTCCTCctctcactggactctacctgcTGTGATCTCCTTCTCCCCCACCAGGATGTCTTTCAGGGAGAAGGGGGTTGAGGCATACTTGGTTTTCTTCCAGAagtgtctcttcctcttcctggtgACCAGGCTGAGCGGTTGGTAGCGGTCAGCCTCACTCAGACTCGGTACGGGGATCAACCGACCTGTGTCTCCCACCTGCTTCACAAAGTTCTTGGTCGCCGCAGCGAACATAGCGGTGACCAAGAAACAGCAGACGGGTGCAGGAGTCACTGCTGGACACGCACGGCAGCAACAGGTAAGTGTCCGCTGTCCAGGCAAATGTCAATCCTTTAGTTTACACTATTAAAGAAGTTTATTCTTCTCTTTTCCTTATCTTTGGTGAGTTCACATTGGGAAGTTCTGCACAGGTGGACAGTTGTTCTGATAGATCTCTCTCAAACAAGTAGAGTCATTCAGCTGTGCAGCTCAGGGCTCAGGGCTAATGAATAATGGAGACACCACGTAAGGGGATATGGGGACAAGCTGTCCCATAACATGATTGGACAGGTAGTTCCCTTCATTCTTCCTGTCATGTGACCAGTGAGCTCATCAATGGGTTATGCAGTACTTCCTGTGCTACTCTGCCTTTGAGGCCCTAGATGTCTATCAATAATGCTGCCCTAAGTGCTGAAAGAGATATCAGTGTAAGTAAGGTATCAATAGTTTCATTGTAGCTGGTTAGGGAATCTGATCACATTCAAATGGGTCAGGGTTACACACCTTAAAGCAAAACTCCACCCAAAAGCTATCTATTGGTGTGGTCCCAAATGTTGTTGATATAGTcacaaatgttttgcatgtcagcaatcaagttttcaagatatataaccttcataatacagaaatacagccggtatgatacattcagcatcacatgaaagttatatatcttgaaaacttgattgctgacatgcattttttaattgaacctttatttaaataggaaagtcagtgaagaacaaattcttatttacaatgacggcctacaccggccaaacccggacgatgtaggccaattgcgcgccgctgtgccacttggggctatatcaacaatggactaatgaaacaaataccagagTAGCATGTGAAACATCTGGTTCCTGTGTTGTGAACTAGCATGACAAATAGCAAGAAGAGTGGTGGTCTTTGTGGTGTCTATGTTCAAATGTACTTTTCTTGTGGTTGTGTCTGGTACCAATAATAGACTAGTCTACATGTTACAGGGAGTTTAATACTTCTAGACCAAGGCTTTCCCCACCCAAAGATCATACAGGATATTTTATGTTATGACCTTGCCTTGCCTTCCTTGTAATTTAGCTGTTTGGCTCGGAAATTAAACGTAATGTTGTTTATTTATGAGACTTTTTAAAAAGTGGGGAATGGGTGTGGTTTCCACAGTGTAAACTATGTCTGTATTCACACTGGTCCATTAACACTGAACAGGAATAGAACGCTCTTTCTAAAGGTCAGAATGACTACCCAGGTAGGCTATTATAGAGATAAGCAGGACACAAAGCAGGACAAGCAGGACAAGCAGGACACAAACACTTATAACTGTACAAATGACCATATGGGGACATGGAATGAATAAACTTCTGTGAATGCCTTCACAGTTTTAAGTAAATCCAGAGAAACTACTGTTGTGAAGCTGGTGAGCGTTTCCAAGCCTTCTGCTGCAAAATGGCTGCCTTGACATCTCAGAATACATTACCTCCTGCTGGTGTGTTTGTGGTGTTTTGATTTGTTTGGCGCGTCAGGTTTTGTTTGTGTAATCATTTTAATATCCTACCCTCCTCATTTTAATACAGACATTCATCAGGATTTTTGTGTCCAAAAGACATTTTTGATTCATCAAGACAGCTCTTTTACAAGCTATAGGATGACACACATGACatcctatatacactgctcaaaaaaataaagggaacacttaaacaacacaatgtaactccaagtcaatcacacttctgtgaaatcaaactgtccacttaggaagcaacactgattgacaataaatttcacatgctgttgtgcaaatggaatagacaaaaggtggaaattataggcaattagcaagacacccccaaaaaaggagtgattctgcaggtggtgaccacagaccacttctcagttcctatgcttcctggctgatgttttggtcacttttgaatgctggcggtgctctccctctagtggtagcatgagacggagtctacaacccacacaagtggctcaggtagtgcagttcatccaggatggcacatcaatgcgagctgtggcaaaaaaggtttgctgtgtctgtcagcgtagtgtccaacgcatggaggcgctaccaggagacaggccagtacatcaggagacgtggaggaggccgtaggagagcaacaacccagcagcaggaccgctacctccgcctttgtgcaaggaggtgcactgccagcgccctgcaaaatgacctccagcagtccacaaatgtgcatgtgtcagcatatggtctcacaaggggtctgaggatctcatctcggtacctaatggcagtcaggctacctctggcgagcacatggagggctgtgcggccccacaaagaaatgccaccccacaccatgactgacccatcgccaaaccggtcatgctggaggatgttgcaggcagcagaacgttctccacggcgtctccagactctgtcacgtctgtcacatgtgctcatgtgctcagtgtgaacctgctttcatctgtgaagagcacagggcgccagtggtgaatttgccaatcttggtgttctctggcaaatgccaaacgtcctgcacggtgttgggctgtaagcacaacccccacctgtggacgttgggccctcataccaccctcatggagtctgtttctgaccgtttgagcagacacatgcacatttgtggcctgctggaggtcattttgcagggcgctggcagtgcacctccttgcacaaaggcggaggtagcggttctgctgctgggttgttgccctcctacagcctcctccacatctcctgatgtactggcctgtctcctggtagcgcctccatgctctggacactacgctgacagacacagcaaacctttttgccacagctcgcattgatgtgccatcctggatgaactgcactacctgagccacttgtgtgggttgtagactccgtctcatgctaccactagagtgagagcaccgccagcattcaaaagtgaccaaaacatcagccaggaagcataggaactgagaagtggtctgtggtcaccacctgcagaatcactctttttttgggggtgtcttgctaattgcctataatttccaccttttgtctattccatttgcacaacagcatgtgaaatgtattgtcaatcagtgttgcttcctaagtggacagtttgatttcacagaagtgtgattgacttggagttacattgtgttgtttaagtgttccctttatttttttgagcagtgtatatatatgctACTGTAATGTCATCTGTAATCAGTAACTGATTCAATTTTTTCAGTAATCTGCTGAACGCTGGCTGTCTGAGACTGAGAGCACAGGAAAAAAGGAAGAAAATTAGAGGTTAGACAACCCTTTAAAAGCGGGAGTGAGAGAGagccgcgagagagagagaagtagagagagagtgaggcggcgggagagagagaagtagagcgagagagagagactgtttctCTGGTCTAGTTCAGGCAGTTCTTTTCTCTTCTCAAGGCTACTTGGATATTACTGGATGGTACTGTGCACTGCAACGCTAGCCtagctctctcatcctcctctcctctcgtcttccTCTCTGCCCTGTACGTGTGTTGGGAAGGTGCCTGTCTCAGGTGCAGACATGGCCACCTCTGTGCTCTCCAGGATTATTCTATGTCTTGCTATATCTCTGGTTCCGGTTTTGACAGTGACCAGCCAGGATGTCAAGCTAGGTGAGTGGACGGGGCTGCACTGCATGACTTATGGTCTGACTGACGGATGATTGTGTTGATTGGCTTGTACTCAGTGATATGAGTTGCTCATGTGTTTAACTttttgttctacatttttttaattgaTTGATTTAATAATCAGAAGTAGTAGGCTCGGCCAGGTGCAGACAA encodes:
- the LOC129845779 gene encoding pejvakin-like; the protein is MFAAATKNFVKQVGDTGRLIPVPSLSEADRYQPLSLVTRKRKRHFWKKTKYASTPFSLKDILVGEKEITAGVSSYQLLNYEDKSDVALNGRLGNHLMNDVGFNISGSDSVAVKASFGIVTKHEVEVPTLLRELNSRKVDLDHCLIRQSKESGRSVLCVVMESIRTTRQCSLTVHAGMRRTTMRFQIDDGRNPKGRDKAIVIPAHTTIAFSIFELFVRLDGRLDICVSPESSGGFEKELIREQLGGFIGRFSMGRLRRFLSGIVYGNPFRADDRTFEELTHTHSDTYMDDVVTDYYEKAASMTDVSTAYLRGDSHSRVNLLNHNIPKGPCALCGRGQTPRETVYGCLECSSGGHKYVRLHVVPCFDLWHKTLS